In the genome of Triticum urartu cultivar G1812 chromosome 5, Tu2.1, whole genome shotgun sequence, one region contains:
- the LOC125508889 gene encoding trafficking protein particle complex subunit 6b-like: MGREVSESCVDGVVMEMVAAYCGRFYAAKPELAAGRIEAIGFQVGHQLSERYTMERPRFTDHLEAIKFICKDFWSELFKKQIDNLKTNHRGTFVLQDNHFRWLTRVSLDPAVESTDATENDSGSLGDSAAQTTSMLLYFPCGLIRGALTNLGIPCAVSADMSNLPACSFVVRIKT, translated from the exons ATGGGGCGGGAGGTGTCGGAGAGCTGCGTTGATGGGGTGGTGATGGAGATGGTGGCTGCCTACTGCGGCCGCTTCTACGCCGCCaagccggagctcgccgccggtcGCATTGAGGCCATCGGCTTCCAGGTTGGCCATCAACTCTCCGAGAG ATATACGATGGAGCGCCCTCGATTTACTGATCATCTTGAGGCAATCAAATTTATTTGCAAAGATTTTTGGTCAGAACTGTTCAAGAAGCAGATTGACAATCTGAAAACAAATCATAGG GGCACCTTCGTTCTTCAAGATAACCATTTCCGGTGGCTTACTCGTGTTTCTCTAGATCCAGCAGTAGAGAGCACTGATGCAACTGAGAATGACTCTGGGTCATTAGGTGATTCTGCAGCCCAAACAACAAGCATGCTTTTATATTTCCCATGTGGGTTAATAAGAGGTGCTCTGACAAACTTGGGGATTCCGTGTGCTGTCTCTGCAGACATGTCAAACCTTCCAGCAT GTTCTTTCGTGGTGCGCATAAAGACATGA